In one Micromonospora polyrhachis genomic region, the following are encoded:
- a CDS encoding non-ribosomal peptide synthetase: MTGDTWVLPASSTQRRLWLLDQLTPGSPEYNIAWSVRLTGPLRHDALEAAWSWLVDRHEALRTTFTAVDGEPAQRIQQPWAIRLTVTDLADLPPADLERRRAELVDTTSQAPFDLAAGPLLRLQLIRLAADEHLLVVVVHHIVADGWSFNTVFAELGHAYQAAVSRIDPSLPPPPIQYADFAVWQSEQATSDAFAENLEFWRSELAAAPTLLDLPADRPRPAEQTPAGGLATFDLPAELATGVRELAHRADTTTFAVLLSGFQALLHRLSGQDDLLVGVPVSGRTRPETQQVVGFFANTLALRARFEPGTTYGEVLRVARASAVAAQSRQDVPFERVVDLLAPTRSLAYSPVVQVMFALDEPPAPTTVAGLRISPELHENGTVKFDLTLTVEQRPDGLRGRLTYRTDLFDAERMRRFADQYLALLGAAVAAPDTPVAELALLSPAQRQEIIRRWLATPVAVLDSCVPELLDRHPPADPDAVAVVAPDGAQMTYRQLTAASNRLAQLLRAHGVGPDVPVGLCLSRGTDLVTAILAVWKAGGGYLPLDPELPTERLAAMAAEVTPPVLVTDLASAEGTTGAWPAGTRVVRLDDPTDVADLASRPETAPERSGHPASLAYLLYTSGSTGTPKAVVVTHGSVVNLLTAVDRQLCLTSADRMAAITTPAFDISVVELILPLLAGARVELIDARTAVDAAALRAELTSRQITAAQATPATWRMLVAAGGVPAGVRTRISGGEALLRDLADALRTDGATVVNGYGPSETTIYSSIGQVGVTGPVDLGGPVDNTGIYLLDPAGNPVGVDAVGEVYLGGLGVGRGYHGRAGLTAARFRPDPYAGRPGARMYATGDLARWLPSGRLEYLGRADHQIKLRGYRIEPGEIETALREQPQLHDAVVTTWQASADDIRLVGYVVPAEPGAQPAQLWPPVRAALARRLPEYMLPATLVVLDELPRTGSGKVDRRALPEPSWSDGDTEHTAARTPVEERLAALWCEVLGRTEVGVHDNFFALGGHSLTATRLIARIRTAFGVDLPLRLLFAAPTIAELGELVDAPAAGPTRTAEPVRDSTASPDRIASPDRIASPDRIASPDRIAAGRPSPEDLLASLDDLSDGEIDELLNTLIAEEGA; the protein is encoded by the coding sequence ATGACCGGAGACACCTGGGTCCTGCCCGCCTCCTCGACGCAACGTCGACTGTGGCTACTCGACCAGCTGACCCCCGGCTCCCCGGAATACAACATCGCCTGGTCGGTCCGGCTGACCGGCCCGCTGCGTCATGACGCCCTGGAAGCCGCGTGGAGCTGGCTGGTCGACCGGCACGAGGCGCTGCGTACCACCTTCACCGCCGTCGACGGCGAGCCGGCGCAACGGATCCAGCAACCCTGGGCGATCCGGCTCACCGTCACCGACCTCGCCGACCTGCCACCGGCCGACCTGGAGCGACGGCGGGCCGAACTGGTCGACACGACCAGCCAGGCTCCCTTCGACCTGGCCGCCGGGCCGCTGCTGCGGCTCCAGTTGATCCGGCTGGCCGCCGACGAGCACCTGCTGGTCGTCGTGGTGCACCACATCGTCGCCGACGGCTGGTCGTTCAACACCGTCTTCGCCGAACTGGGTCACGCCTACCAGGCCGCCGTCTCTCGCATCGACCCGTCCCTGCCACCACCACCGATCCAGTACGCCGATTTTGCCGTCTGGCAGAGCGAACAGGCGACCAGCGACGCCTTCGCCGAGAACCTGGAATTCTGGCGGTCCGAGTTGGCCGCCGCACCCACCCTGCTCGACCTGCCCGCCGACCGGCCCCGACCGGCCGAGCAGACCCCAGCCGGTGGCCTGGCCACCTTCGACCTGCCCGCCGAGCTGGCCACCGGGGTACGCGAGCTGGCCCACCGGGCCGACACGACCACGTTCGCGGTGCTACTCAGCGGCTTCCAGGCGCTGCTGCACCGGCTCAGCGGACAGGACGACCTGCTGGTCGGGGTGCCGGTGTCGGGGCGTACCCGGCCGGAGACCCAGCAGGTGGTCGGGTTCTTCGCCAACACGCTTGCGCTGCGGGCCCGGTTCGAGCCCGGCACCACGTACGGCGAGGTACTGCGCGTCGCCCGAGCCTCGGCGGTGGCTGCCCAGTCCCGGCAGGACGTGCCGTTCGAGCGGGTCGTGGACCTGCTCGCACCGACCCGCAGCCTCGCCTACTCACCGGTCGTGCAGGTCATGTTCGCCCTGGACGAACCGCCCGCCCCGACCACCGTGGCGGGCCTGCGGATCAGCCCGGAACTGCACGAGAACGGCACGGTGAAGTTCGACCTGACCCTCACCGTCGAGCAGCGGCCGGATGGCCTACGCGGGCGGTTGACCTACCGTACCGACCTGTTCGACGCCGAGCGGATGCGACGGTTCGCCGACCAGTACCTCGCCCTGCTCGGTGCCGCCGTCGCCGCCCCGGACACCCCGGTCGCCGAACTCGCACTGCTGAGCCCGGCGCAGCGGCAGGAGATCATCCGGCGGTGGCTGGCCACTCCCGTGGCCGTCCTGGACAGCTGCGTACCGGAGCTGCTGGACCGGCATCCACCGGCCGACCCGGACGCGGTCGCGGTGGTCGCCCCGGATGGCGCACAGATGACCTACCGACAACTCACCGCCGCCAGCAACCGCCTCGCCCAACTGCTCCGCGCGCACGGGGTAGGCCCGGACGTACCGGTCGGACTGTGCCTGTCGCGCGGCACCGACCTGGTCACCGCCATCCTGGCCGTCTGGAAGGCCGGCGGTGGCTACCTGCCCCTCGACCCGGAACTGCCGACCGAACGGCTGGCCGCCATGGCCGCCGAGGTCACGCCCCCGGTGCTGGTCACCGACCTCGCCAGCGCCGAAGGTACGACCGGCGCCTGGCCCGCCGGCACCCGCGTCGTCCGACTCGACGACCCGACCGACGTGGCGGACCTGGCCAGTCGGCCGGAGACCGCGCCGGAGCGCAGCGGGCACCCGGCGAGCCTGGCCTACCTGCTCTACACCTCGGGCTCCACCGGCACCCCGAAGGCGGTGGTGGTGACCCACGGCTCGGTCGTCAACCTGCTCACCGCCGTCGACCGGCAGCTCTGCCTGACCTCCGCCGACCGGATGGCCGCGATCACCACCCCCGCCTTCGACATCTCCGTGGTCGAACTGATCCTGCCGCTGCTGGCCGGTGCCCGGGTGGAGCTGATCGACGCCCGGACCGCGGTGGACGCCGCCGCGCTCCGGGCCGAGTTGACCTCCCGACAGATCACCGCCGCCCAGGCCACCCCGGCGACCTGGCGGATGCTGGTGGCGGCCGGGGGCGTACCGGCCGGGGTGCGGACCCGGATCAGCGGCGGCGAGGCCCTGCTCCGGGACCTGGCCGACGCGCTGCGCACCGACGGTGCCACCGTCGTCAACGGCTACGGACCGTCGGAGACGACGATCTACTCGTCGATCGGGCAGGTCGGCGTGACCGGTCCGGTCGACCTCGGTGGCCCGGTCGACAACACCGGGATCTATCTGCTTGACCCGGCCGGCAACCCGGTCGGGGTGGACGCGGTCGGTGAGGTGTACCTCGGTGGCCTGGGCGTCGGCCGGGGCTACCACGGCCGGGCCGGGCTGACCGCCGCCCGGTTCCGTCCCGACCCGTACGCCGGTCGGCCCGGGGCCCGGATGTACGCCACCGGGGACCTGGCCCGCTGGTTGCCGAGCGGCCGGCTGGAATACCTGGGCCGCGCCGACCACCAGATCAAGCTACGCGGTTACCGGATCGAGCCGGGCGAGATCGAGACGGCGCTACGGGAGCAGCCGCAGCTCCACGACGCGGTGGTGACCACCTGGCAGGCGAGCGCCGACGACATCCGCCTCGTCGGCTACGTCGTACCGGCCGAGCCGGGCGCGCAGCCGGCCCAACTGTGGCCACCGGTACGGGCGGCGCTGGCCCGCCGGCTGCCCGAGTACATGCTGCCGGCGACCCTGGTGGTACTGGACGAACTGCCCCGTACCGGCTCCGGCAAGGTCGACCGTCGAGCGTTGCCGGAGCCGAGCTGGTCCGACGGCGACACCGAGCACACCGCCGCCCGTACCCCGGTGGAGGAGCGACTGGCGGCGCTCTGGTGCGAGGTGCTCGGTCGTACCGAGGTCGGGGTGCACGACAACTTCTTCGCCCTCGGTGGACACTCGCTCACCGCCACCCGGTTGATCGCCCGGATCCGTACCGCCTTCGGCGTCGACCTGCCACTACGCCTGCTCTTCGCCGCGCCGACCATCGCCGAACTCGGGGAGCTGGTCGACGCCCCGGCGGCCGGGCCGACCCGGACCGCCGAGCCGGTCAGAGATTCGACCGCGTCACCCGACCGGATCGCCTCACCCGACCGGATCGCCTCACCCGACCGGATCGCCTCACCCGACCGGATCGCGGCCGGTCGGCCGAGCCCGGAGGACCTACTCGCCTCGCTCGACGACCTCTCCGACGGGGAGATCGACGAGCTGCTCAACACCCTGATCGCCGAGGAGGGCGCATGA